Part of the Terriglobia bacterium genome, GGGCGTGGCCCGGATTCGCCTGAATCCGGGACACGCCCCTTATTTATTTTTAGGCTCCTCTGAAATGGCAGTATCCATTGAACTCGTGCGGCTCTTGGGGATATGATGCGCGCACACAAGGTTTAGGAGGAAGGATTTTGATGAGGCATACCCGCTTCGTATCAGTTATAGGTATCGCCGTCTTGTTTTCGGCAGCGGTTGCGTTCTCGCAGCACACCGTCGGGGCAAAATTCGATTTAACAAAACCGCTGACGTTAAAAGGCACGGTGACGCAAATCGACTGGGCGAATCCTGAAGTTCACATTTTGATGAAAGTACCCGGCACGCCGCGGCCGGTTTTGTGGGCGGTGGAAGTTGATGGCGCGATCGTTCTCACCCAGAACGGATGGACTGAAACCAGTCTCATGCCTGGCGATTCGGTCACAGTTCAGGGCTACACCGCCAGAGACGGAAGCAAGCAGATATCCGGTAACAGCGTAACCACGGCGAGTGGGAAAAAGGTCTATTCGGGTACGAATGGCACGCTTCCTCCGAAAAAGGTCGCGTCCGGGCCTGTACCGCGCTGGCCGGACGGGCATCCGCGGTTGGGACCGGCCCCCGGTGAGACCGGCTACTGGTCGAATCCCAGCAAGACGGCGATGGTCGAGAACGGCGTCAGTGTTCAGATGGATCCCTATGGGCTCCTCAAGAACATCAACGATGCCCGCAAGGTCGCGCCCTTCCAGAAATGGGCTTTGGACCTGTATGAATTAAGGCAGCGCAATTTCCTGAAAGATGATCCGGTTTTTCAGTTCTGTAAGCCCGCGGCGGGCCCGCGGCAGTATGAAATGGGCCCCGGATTCCAGTTGGTCGAAGATCCGGACTTCCATAGAATCATCGTCCTCGTGGGCACGGGCAATCGCAACCGGCGCGCCATCTGGACGGACGGACGGGAACAGGTCGGGCAGATTGACGGCGACGCGGACGATCCGCTCTTTTACGGCCGCTCTGTCGGGCACTGGGAAGGAGATACGCTCGTCGTCGATGTCAAGGGCTTCAACGAGAAATTCTGGATGGACAACGGCGGCTTGCCTCACACCGACACGCTTCACTTGATCGAGAAGTTCACGCGCACGGATATGAAGACCTTGAAGTATGAGGTCACAATTGACGATCCAGCGACGTACACGCGTCAATGGACAGCCAGCTGGACATTAGAATGGATACCGGGTCAGGAAATTCCGTACTTCCTCTGCCAGGACAATCGGCCATGAGTTTATTAAATTCAAATCGAATGGAGGGTTCCAAAGTGAGAATCCGATCAATGAATTACGTGTTCGCGGTTATTTTTGCAGCATTTGCGTTGATGACGACCGGTTACGCTCAAGGCGGCGGTCAGGGTCAGGGCCGCGGTAACGGAAGCGGAAGCGGCCGCGGCGGTGGACGAGGTCGCGGATCAGCAAACGCAGCGCCTTCAGCACCCACGCCGCGGCGGCCCGACGGCAAGCCGTGGATCGGTTCGATACCAGGAGAGAAACCCGGCCGCTGGGGCGCCGGTGTCACCACATTGGGCAGTGCCCCAATGACTGTGGATAAGATCCCGTTCCAACCGTGGGCAAAAGCGGAGTATGAGCAGCGGCAGATCGACCAGTTTGAACCGCATACACGGTGCAAGGCGTCCGGGCTATCGAGGCAGTTCTCCACGCCTTATGGAACAGAGTTCGTCGACATGGAGAGGGATCTCAAACGCATGTACATTCTCGACATGGGCGGCCCGAACTCTTACCGCATCATCTATATGGACCGCACGACACACCCGAAGAATCTCGTTCCATCCAACTACGGCGATTCGATCGGCCACTGGGAAGGCGACACCCTGGTTGTCGAAACCACCGGCCTGAACGAAAAATTCTGGCTGGATACCCGTGGTACGCCTCACACATCCCAGTTGGTATTCACGGAGCGTTTCACGCGCGCCAACAAGGATACGATGCAGTATCAGGCAACAATCAATGATCCAGGCGCCTACACGGCTCCGTGGACGACCACCACATTCAATTTGCGGTGGGCGGCCGGTAAGGACATGTACGAGTACATCTGTCAGGAAAACAATCACGGCCCTGAGTTGATGCTGGGCAGCCAGACAGAGATCGACAACACAAAATTCTTTGTTCCGTAGAAGGTGGTATGCGGATGAAACTTGTAAGACTAGCGTTTATCGTTGCACTCGTTGCTGCGGCGGCCGTCACGGCCGTCGCGCAGGAGGGTTATCCTCTGTCCGGTACCTGGTACGGTGATTTCGGCATGAGTGCCGGCCACCGGAATGACCTGACTGTCATGATGAAATGGGACGGAACCAATATCAGCGGGACCGTCAATCCAGGCCCGAAAGCGGTTCCGATCAAAACCGCGCGGATGGATGTCAAAGTCGGCGCGGCCGGACAGCGTGGCCAGAACGGCCAGGCGGGAACGCCGCCAACTCCTTCGCAGTTCATGGTTCACTTCGAAGTGGACGCCAAGAACAAGGCGGGCGGGATGGATCATTTCGTCTTCGACGGACATCTCGAAAACCCCGTCGCCGGCAACCGCTCCATGGTCGGCACCTGGACCTGTGGCAGTACCAAAGGCGATTTCAGACTTCGCCGCCTCTAACAACCATAATGGGGACGGAAACGTCCCCATTATGCGTTTTTATCTGATAACAAACCTCGAATAAGCGATTCCCATTAACCACTGATCATTGCCCCATTCTTCACCTCGCCCCTGACCGATAGCGACTACTCGAAAGAGCAATTGTCAGAACAGTTATGGGGAAATTGGGGCAATGGGATCTAACCTCGCCGGAATGCCGGCGCAATCTCCCCAATGAACTGATCCATATCGCGTCGAAGTTCGTCCAGCGGCCTGAACATCGTCGGTATGAAGACCGTGTTCGCGCCCGCAGCTTCGAGTTCATGCAGCTTGTCGCGAATCTGATCGGGCGTACCGGCGAGGCAGACATCCTGCGCGTCGGCAGCATGACTGCCCAGGCGCTTCGTAATGCTTTCGGCCAGACGATCGATGTCTGTTTTTTTGGATGTGATCAGCAGTGCCATATTGACCGAGCGCGCAATCGTCCTGCTGTCGCGGCCGGCTTTCGCACAGTGTTCTTCAAGAACTGCTGTCTTCCGTGCAAGAACTTTCGGCCCTGCCCACACATTCCAGTGATCCGCATGTCTGGCAACGATCCGAAGCGTGACACGCTCGCCTCCGCCGCCGATCATCAGCTCCGGATGCGGCTTTTGCACCGGTTTCGGATCCATGGGCGCATCGGACAACCGGTAATACCGGCCCTCGAAATTGCTCCGGGTCTGCGTCCATAGCGACAGGATTACCTGGCAGGCCTCGTCCAGACGCTCGAGCCGTTCACGAGTGGTGTAGAAAGGAATGCCATACGCTTCGTGTTCGTTCTCCTGCCATCCGGCGCCAAGACCGAGCAGAAGCCGTCCGTTGGAGATAATATCGACCTGCGCCGCCATCTTCGCGACGACGGCAGGAGGGCGGTACGTATTTCCAAGAACGATCGTTCCAACACGGATCCGGGGCACCAGGGCCGCAAGCGCGGACAACGTACTCCAGGACTCGAGCACTGTGCCTTCGCGTGCGCGGGTTGCCGGCATGAAGTGATCCGTCACGCACGCAATGTCCCAACCGGCCGACTCGGACTGCTTCCAGAGAGCCAGCACCTCAGGCCACGTCGTCCCCATCAAGCTCGTGAAGACACCAAACTGCATCGCTATGCTCCTTTGCTGTCCGTTTATATTAGGATGAAAAGAGCGAATCGTGTATATTGCCGACCCCTACGATATATGAAACCTCAGGACTTCCGACGGATTGCTCTCAGTCTGACAGATACGCTCGAGGGGTCTCACATGAACCACCCCGACTTTCGAGTAAAAGGAAAGATCTTCGCGACGCTGAAGCACGACCATCAGTCGGGAATGGTCAAGCTGACAGCGCAGCAGCAACAGGAATTCGTCCGCGAGAATCCGCTAGCGTTCTCGCCTGAAAATGGGGCCTGGGGGCGTATGGGATGCACAAAGGTCGACCTGGCATCCGTCGATGAAGATGCTCTGGGTCGTGCCCTCACGCTCGCGTGGCAGAATCTGCGCAGCAAGGATGCAAAGAAGCCGCGAAGGGGAAAGTCCTGATCGGGACTTGGCGCCAGCCCTGCCGCTGCCTGTTGTGATTCTGGTCTTATGGCGCAAATGACGCAGCTGGCCGAGATCCAGTCCAGGCCCCTCGATCGCGCCGACGCCCGCCTGGAACGTGCCGAAGCGGAGGACCGCGACGCGCGAAAGCGTCACGAGGAATTGCAAGGGGAATTGCGAGAAAGCCAACGGGAGCTGATTCAAGAAGTGCGCGCCGGTATGGATCGCATTTTCAAACTGCTTGGCGAAAGGCCGAATTAGTCAGTTAGCCATCCGGCTATCCTTACCGCGATTGAGCGTGGCGAAAACCAGAACCTGTTATCACTGCAAGGAAGAAGTCGCCGAAGGCGCGAAGCACGACTGCTGGACAACGACAGAAAGAGACCTGACGCGGGGTCTTTCCGAGGATCTGATGGACGCCTGGGAGCGTTTGCGGGAGACGGCCTCGGAATTCGGCGAACAGCGAATCTACGCGTCCCACCGTTCGATCATGTTCTCACGCACGAGCTGCTACTTCTTCGTACGGCCGAAGAAGGCATTCCTGGAAATCTGGTTCTTTCTGGGAAGGAAGCTGAAGGACAAGCGCATTCGGAACGTCGTGGCGACGTCGAAGGTGAAGTACGGGCACATGGTTCGACTCGTCCATCGCGACGAAGTGGAAGCGCCAATCACGGACTGGCTGCGAGAGGCCTATGAGGTTTCGGAGAGACTGCGCGCCGGTGCAGGAAAAAGCCGGTCCAATTGACGGCCGGTAGCCTGATTGCTAATCTGACGTCAGAAATGAATGGATCACAATGCCGTCCATACCGCATCAATAGAGGGAGGGAGTTTGAATAGGTATCAATACACCGTTCTGTTTGAACCGCAGGAAGGTGGTTTCAATGTGATCGTGCCGGCCATTCCGGAGATTTGCACCTTTGGAGAGACGATGAAAGAGGCGCGCGCAGCTGCGGAGGAAGCAATCCGCTGTTACCTGGAAAGCGCCTTAAAGAATGGCGAAACCATTCCGGCCGATGCGGAGCCCTCTCAAGAGCGCATTGCGGTTACGGTCTAAGTCTCCACTGAATGTCGCCAGCCCTGCCAACTGTCAAAGCGAAAGAATGCCTTCGGGCGCTTGAACGCTACGGATTCTTTATAGACCATCATACGGGCAGCCATGCTCGTCTTTTTCATCAAACCGATCCCACTCGCAAAATCACAATCCCAATTCACAATAAGGATTTGCCCGCGGGAACTCTAAAAAGCATCCTCCGACAGGCCGGCATCTCCGTAGGCGAATTTATCGAATTGTTGAAGTAATCGTTGCTTTGCGGCAGCGTTCGCGGCTTGCATTGCCGGTGCAGGAAAAAGGTTGCCAAATTGAGCGAAAGGCACCTCTAAGAGGCTAGTGATTTCTTTGCTGCGGAGAAAGCGGCTTCTTCGATCTCGACACGTTCTTTGACAATTTGCTCGACCCACTTCTCCAGTCGAGTTTCGCCGTGGAGTCTGGCAAAGAAGCCGGCCCGGGCGGCTAACCGGGCTGGAAGCAAAAGAGATTTTGACTTGGGCCGGCGAATCGTCAGCGGCTTTTCCCATGCCGACTTGTCGTCGGCCTGTATCGTGACCAGCCGATCAATTTCATCGACCTTGCGCCGGTTGCGGCGGTTCAACCTGTTTGCTCTTTTCACAATGGCCATCCTGTAATGATGCGAATGACGTTGTCCCGCTTGCGCTGAAAGATGATCCTCAATTTCCTCCCACCGAGTGATCGACCAATCAACTGGTAACGATCACGATACTTCTTGTTTCGTTCGTCGCGCTGAAAATCGTATTAAAACCCGGACTCTGCAAAACTCCGCCAACTCGTCACCGCTGGCGATACGCAAGCTGAGATCCACGCCAACCTCCTCAAGACATGAGTGCGATCGAAATTGCCGGTAAAACAGCGACCGCGAAGGCGGCTTAGCGACTTATGCGCATGGTCAATTCTCCGTTAGCCTCTCGATGTGGTCGATGACGAGGGTGTCCATCGATACCTTCGTAGGCTTCAGTTTTAATCCAAGTTGTTCTCGCAGAGCCTCCTCGATTGTTGTTCCCTGAGGATCAAGCGGCACAGAGTTGTTGGATCCCCGAGTCCATTGCAGCGAAAAATCGAAGCGTCCGTCCAGTCCCGTTTGGTCCACTAGGGGATGCTCAAAATATCCCGTGAGCGGGGTGAGGTTCTTTGCCACCTCAAGCATCGTCAGATTTCGGCCGCTCATCAATATCGAGTTATTGGGCCTGTCTACAGCCTGGACGGTATTGCAGTAGGGCAAAAACACATCACTGGAAACTTTTGCAACGTCGCAGGGAACATCCTCAGGATGAGCATATAACTTGGGGCCTGGCTTTCCTGGCTTGTCCAGGACGAGAGCAAGCACTTGAGTTTCCCGACGCTCGAAATGGACCGCCAATTTGAATCGGCCCGCAAGCAATGACTGCAGCCCTTTCACGCTCGAGGACACTCTGCACGGGAGATATCGCCCTGCCTGCCGTCAGTTCCGCAGCGGTATCCCGCGCAGTGCGCGTCTTCCGCATCCTCGCGGTTCCTCAACACTGCAAAAGCCACACGAAACACCAGCGTGCCGGTCTCCGCAATCCGAGTTTCGAATTCCCGCTTAAGGTTCTTCCCCCATATCGAGGAGAACGCCGGCGATCGGTTTCACGTGCTCGTACATCGCATCAAATCGCTGTCTTCATTGAGCTAGACGCCGCCGATGGCTTTCGGGTTCAATTGATAAATAAGCCGGACAGACCGATTTGGCCGAAACTGTGGCGCTGATGGTTTAAACGTGACGCGAAAGAGTCGTGCGATCCCATGACTTATTCGCTGTATGTAAATAGAGATCCCCCTGTTTGTCCTCATTCACGAATGAAACGCTAAATTCCAAGCGTTGGGCCTTGAATTTCGGAATTGAACGTTAAGCTCTGAAAATTGGACAGTACATTTGCGAAATGTAGCGCTAAGTTCTGGAATTGAACGTCAAGTTCCGGAATTGGACGGTACATTTGCAAATGCAGCGTCAAGTTTTGGAATTGATCGTTAAATTCTGGAATCGAACAGTACATTTGCAAAATGTAGCGTCAAGTTTTGGAATTGATCGTTAAGTTCTGGAATTGAACGGTACATTTGCAAAATGCAGCGTCAAGTTTTGGAATTGATCGGTAAGTTCTGGAATCGAACACCACATTTGCAAAATGCAGCGTCAAGTTTTGGAATTGATCGGTGAGTTCTGGAATTGAACGGTACATTTGCAAAATGTTGCGTCAAGTTTTGCAACTGGACGGTAAGTTCTGGGATTGAACGGTATTGGAGCCAGGACGATTCCGGAGGGCCGGATATTGGCCCCAGCGGCACGCAGCTGTAGGGCGCAACGTTAGTCGGATATGACAAATACGTCGCTGGATTCGCCCAGATCCCGGGCGGAGGGTGTGATGATGGTCTTTTTGCCGATCGGGATCTTGGCGTTGGCGAGAATGGCCGTGCGGACATCGTCTTCACAGACAAACCCGACCGGCTTCGCTTCTTTCTTTTCGACCTTCTCGGGCCTGGCTTTTGCGGGCTCAAGCTGTTGAAACGAGGACAACGGGGGAGCCGCGGCTGCGGCAGCCAAAGGAGCAGGCGGCGCATGGGGCGTAGGGAGCGGCGCGCTCTTGACAGGTGCTTTCGAGACTTTACCGCCGAGCCACTGGTCGACGACCTGCTCGATCGCGGCGCGCGTCGTTGGTGTGGCGGCTGCTGCCGCAGTGGCCATTCCTGGTGCCGGTGCTGCGACGTCACGCACGCCGTAAGCAACACGCTTCAAGTTGATCAGATGCAGCGGCGAGATGTTGTCCGACGTGATATTTCCGCCGGCTGCGCCGCATCCGAGCGTCATCGCTGGAAACAGATTCGTCGTATACCCGACGGCGCCCAGGGCAGCCGGGGTATTCACGCAGATCCGGAACGCGGGCTTGCGAAGACCGAACTCGCGAACCACAGCGTCATCCTTGGTATGCAGACTCAGCGTGTGTCCCAGCCCGCCGAAATTCAGGATCTCGATGCATTTCGCGCAGCCTTCGCGCCAGTCCTTGACCACGTAGAAAGCGAGCGTCGGGGAGAGCTTTTCCATCGAAATCGGATACTCGGGACCGACGCCGTCCGCGTGCGCCACCAGCGCGCGCGTCCCGGAAGGAACGGAGAAGCCGGCCATTTCGGCAATCTTCGCGGCGGATTTTCCGACGATTTTCGTATTCAGTGTCCGGCGCGGCGTCTGGATCGTGCGCTCGAGCTGTGTTTTTTCCTGGGCGCTGCAGAGGTGCGCCCCCTGCTTCTTCAATTCCTCGAGCGCGCTGTCCTTCACCGCTTCATCGCACACAATGGATTGCTCGGATGAGCACAGCGTGCCGTTGTCGAAGCACTTTCCGGTAAGGATATCGCGCACGGCCTTCGCAACATCGGCGGTTTTCTCGATGTACGTGGGAACATTGCCCGGACCGACGCCGAATGCGGGCTTGCCTGCGCTGTATGCGGCGCGCACCAGGCCGGTGCCGCCGGTCGCAAGAATCAAGGCGCTGAGCGGATGCTTCATCAATTCCTGCGTGCCTTCCATGGTCGACGCTTTCATGCAGCAGATGACGCCCTTCGGCGCGCCGGCCCGCTGGGCGGCATCCGCAATGAGGCGCGCTGTCTCGTTGATGCAGCGCGCAGCGGACGGATGCGGGCTGAAGACGATCGCGTTGCGGCCTTTGAGCGCGATCAGCGCTTTGTAGATGGTCGTCGATGTAGGATTCGTCGACGGAATAATCGCGGCAATGACACCGATCGGGCTGGCCACTTCGAAGACTTTCTTGTCTTTATCGTCGTTTACGATTCCGACGGTCTTCATCGGGCGGATCGCACGGTAAACATCATCCGCACAGAACAGGTTTTTCAGTGTTTTATGCTCGACCGTGCCGTATCCGGTCTCTTCGACGGCCAGTCTGGCCAGCGGCTCCGCGTTGGCGATGCCGGTTCTGGAAATTTCGAGCAGAATGCGCTCGACCTGCTCTTCCGAATAACTTTCGAACTGCAGCCAGGCCTCGTGCGCGATCTGAAGCAGGGTTCGGGCTTCCTGAACGGATTCTAAGTCTTTGTCCAATGTCTTAAGAGCTTTTCGGTCTCGTCGAAGGGCCGTGGAATAATGTGAACCGAAATCAATTCTCCCACACGACGGGCGGCCAGGGAACCAGCTTCCGTCGCCGCTTTGACGGAGCCGACGTCGCCACGGACCAATACGGCGACGTATCCATTCAGCAGATATTCCTTGCCGATCAGCTCCACATTCGCGGTTTTCACCATCGCGTCGGCAGCCTCCGCCGCTCCGATAAACCCGCGTGTTTCAATCATCCCCAAAGCTTCATTCGACATAATTTAAATCGTAGGCGGCCGAAACGTAGCAGAAACCCAACACAAAAGCAATTGACCGGATAAAGTCGTTTCCATATGATTCTCCGCAAGTCGCAGGAAAACGGAGTCTTGCAGGTCAACATGACCAATTTTGGTGCAAGTTTCAAGCAGGCTCGGGAGTCCAAGGGCATTTCGCTCGATCAGATCGCGTCCGAAACGCGTATCAGCACGCGTTTCTTGAGAGCCATCGAGAATGAAGAATTCCATTTGTTACCGGGTGGAATTTTTAACCGCGGATTTGTGCGCGCCTATGCCGAAAAAATTGGAATCGATCCGGATCAGGCCGTAGCGGATTACGAACGTCTGGCCGAAGTGCGGCCGCCGGAACTGATGACCGAACCGGAACGCCCAGCCGCCGGGAAGAAGGACCGGCACCTGTATTCGATCGCTATCGGGGCGCTTCTTGTTGTCATCGCGGTTTTCTATGTTGTGACGAGAGAATCAATCCATACAGCGCAAACAGCGAGCACACCCCCCGCAGTCACGGCACCTTCACAGCCTGCGGCAACACCGAATCCGGTTCCTGCTGCGCCGGCTCCGGAGGTGGAGACCCCGTCGACGCCTCCCCCACCTGACACTGGACCGCAAACAACCGCGGCTGCGCCGGAACCCGCTCCTCAGCGGCCCAGTCCGGTTCCAGCAACGGCTGCAGCTCCGACGGCGCCGGCTGCACTAACTTTGGAAGTGGACGCGCACGATCAAACGTGGATCAAAGTGGTCGTCGACGGGCGCGTCGTCGATCCAAGTGAAATTCTCGGCTCGGGCATGACACGGACGTTCAGTGCTCAAAACTCCATCACCATTTCGGTCGGAAATGCCGGCGGACTGAGCCTCAAGGTAAACGACAAACCTCTGAAACCACTAGGAAAAAGCGGGCTGGTCCGTCAAATCACGATCACGCCGAACAACCTGAAAGACTTGACTGGAACCTGAATCCTGAATCCACGCCG contains:
- a CDS encoding DUF6152 family protein; the encoded protein is MRHTRFVSVIGIAVLFSAAVAFSQHTVGAKFDLTKPLTLKGTVTQIDWANPEVHILMKVPGTPRPVLWAVEVDGAIVLTQNGWTETSLMPGDSVTVQGYTARDGSKQISGNSVTTASGKKVYSGTNGTLPPKKVASGPVPRWPDGHPRLGPAPGETGYWSNPSKTAMVENGVSVQMDPYGLLKNINDARKVAPFQKWALDLYELRQRNFLKDDPVFQFCKPAAGPRQYEMGPGFQLVEDPDFHRIIVLVGTGNRNRRAIWTDGREQVGQIDGDADDPLFYGRSVGHWEGDTLVVDVKGFNEKFWMDNGGLPHTDTLHLIEKFTRTDMKTLKYEVTIDDPATYTRQWTASWTLEWIPGQEIPYFLCQDNRP
- a CDS encoding TIGR03560 family F420-dependent LLM class oxidoreductase → MQFGVFTSLMGTTWPEVLALWKQSESAGWDIACVTDHFMPATRAREGTVLESWSTLSALAALVPRIRVGTIVLGNTYRPPAVVAKMAAQVDIISNGRLLLGLGAGWQENEHEAYGIPFYTTRERLERLDEACQVILSLWTQTRSNFEGRYYRLSDAPMDPKPVQKPHPELMIGGGGERVTLRIVARHADHWNVWAGPKVLARKTAVLEEHCAKAGRDSRTIARSVNMALLITSKKTDIDRLAESITKRLGSHAADAQDVCLAGTPDQIRDKLHELEAAGANTVFIPTMFRPLDELRRDMDQFIGEIAPAFRRG
- a CDS encoding MmcQ/YjbR family DNA-binding protein, with the protein product MNHPDFRVKGKIFATLKHDHQSGMVKLTAQQQQEFVRENPLAFSPENGAWGRMGCTKVDLASVDEDALGRALTLAWQNLRSKDAKKPRRGKS
- a CDS encoding DUF5655 domain-containing protein, which produces MAKTRTCYHCKEEVAEGAKHDCWTTTERDLTRGLSEDLMDAWERLRETASEFGEQRIYASHRSIMFSRTSCYFFVRPKKAFLEIWFFLGRKLKDKRIRNVVATSKVKYGHMVRLVHRDEVEAPITDWLREAYEVSERLRAGAGKSRSN
- a CDS encoding type II toxin-antitoxin system HicB family antitoxin, which gives rise to MNRYQYTVLFEPQEGGFNVIVPAIPEICTFGETMKEARAAAEEAIRCYLESALKNGETIPADAEPSQERIAVTV
- a CDS encoding type II toxin-antitoxin system HicA family toxin, with the translated sequence MSPALPTVKAKECLRALERYGFFIDHHTGSHARLFHQTDPTRKITIPIHNKDLPAGTLKSILRQAGISVGEFIELLK
- a CDS encoding TIGR03435 family protein encodes the protein MKGLQSLLAGRFKLAVHFERRETQVLALVLDKPGKPGPKLYAHPEDVPCDVAKVSSDVFLPYCNTVQAVDRPNNSILMSGRNLTMLEVAKNLTPLTGYFEHPLVDQTGLDGRFDFSLQWTRGSNNSVPLDPQGTTIEEALREQLGLKLKPTKVSMDTLVIDHIERLTEN
- a CDS encoding acetaldehyde dehydrogenase (acetylating); amino-acid sequence: MDKDLESVQEARTLLQIAHEAWLQFESYSEEQVERILLEISRTGIANAEPLARLAVEETGYGTVEHKTLKNLFCADDVYRAIRPMKTVGIVNDDKDKKVFEVASPIGVIAAIIPSTNPTSTTIYKALIALKGRNAIVFSPHPSAARCINETARLIADAAQRAGAPKGVICCMKASTMEGTQELMKHPLSALILATGGTGLVRAAYSAGKPAFGVGPGNVPTYIEKTADVAKAVRDILTGKCFDNGTLCSSEQSIVCDEAVKDSALEELKKQGAHLCSAQEKTQLERTIQTPRRTLNTKIVGKSAAKIAEMAGFSVPSGTRALVAHADGVGPEYPISMEKLSPTLAFYVVKDWREGCAKCIEILNFGGLGHTLSLHTKDDAVVREFGLRKPAFRICVNTPAALGAVGYTTNLFPAMTLGCGAAGGNITSDNISPLHLINLKRVAYGVRDVAAPAPGMATAAAAATPTTRAAIEQVVDQWLGGKVSKAPVKSAPLPTPHAPPAPLAAAAAAPPLSSFQQLEPAKARPEKVEKKEAKPVGFVCEDDVRTAILANAKIPIGKKTIITPSARDLGESSDVFVISD
- a CDS encoding BMC domain-containing protein → MSNEALGMIETRGFIGAAEAADAMVKTANVELIGKEYLLNGYVAVLVRGDVGSVKAATEAGSLAARRVGELISVHIIPRPFDETEKLLRHWTKT
- a CDS encoding RodZ domain-containing protein, encoding MILRKSQENGVLQVNMTNFGASFKQARESKGISLDQIASETRISTRFLRAIENEEFHLLPGGIFNRGFVRAYAEKIGIDPDQAVADYERLAEVRPPELMTEPERPAAGKKDRHLYSIAIGALLVVIAVFYVVTRESIHTAQTASTPPAVTAPSQPAATPNPVPAAPAPEVETPSTPPPPDTGPQTTAAAPEPAPQRPSPVPATAAAPTAPAALTLEVDAHDQTWIKVVVDGRVVDPSEILGSGMTRTFSAQNSITISVGNAGGLSLKVNDKPLKPLGKSGLVRQITITPNNLKDLTGT